Proteins from a single region of Rana temporaria chromosome 5, aRanTem1.1, whole genome shotgun sequence:
- the LOC120940173 gene encoding protein QNR-71-like, producing the protein MQSAVVRGCLVLSVWLISAAQAGTRFQDVSEFGRTGHDNRLVHGWSPASSSWDDKLYPAWKSGDPRWENCWRGGKVVARLTSDSPALIGSNVTFSVALQFPRCQKENEDGDIVYQQGCANASFSDQYVYNWTKWVQFCNEGNCSFSNQFPDGRPFPHHHDWRHHNFIYIFQTLGQYYQTTGRSSAVLSINTTNITAGAQMMEVTVFRRGNRRHYPVAKASGLYIVTDQIPFYVNISQKNDKNSSDHIYIKDSPISFDVKIHDPSHYLNKSILSFNWTYGDGNGSFVSNNPVSTHTYTLLGNFSLNLTIKAAIPGPCEPVTPTTRAPTTQMPTTTTPHTTTNTTGNITKVPPFITGTFPLTTEEQNTTTHAIPTTHSTVLTTTSVPGCFIYRYGYYNAKITVVDGILGMNIIEMNTIQVPSQTENSVIDFVVSCEGSMPTDACTIVLDASCMIPQNMVCDPIPASDQCLLTLRRTFAEPGSYCVNITLSDDASLALASTLVYVDAGSGTKTTSVVLAIFGLVVLVAAVAGVLLYR; encoded by the exons ATGCAGTCTGCAGTGGTGAGGGGCTGCTTGGTGCTCAGTGTCTGGCTGATCTCTGCTGCCCAGGCAGGAACAC GTTTCCAAGATGTGTCAGAGTTTGGAAGGACTGGCCATGACAATCGCCTTGTACATGGTTGGTCCCCGGCCAGCAGCTCTTGGGATGACAAGCTTTATCCTGCCTGGAAATCTGGTGATCCTAGATGGGAAAACTGTTGGAGAG gtgGCAAAGTAGTGGCACGTTTGACCAGTGACAGTCCTGCACTGATAGGGTCAAATGTTACATTTTCTGTGGCTCTGCAGTTTCCCAGATGTCAAAAGGAGAATGAAGATGGGGATATAGTCTATCAACAAGGCTGTGCTAATG CTTCCTTTAGTGATCAGTATGTTTATAATTGGACCAAATGGGTGCAGTTCTGTAATGAAGGAAACTGTAGTTTTTCGAACCAATTTCCAGATGGAAGACCATTTCCTCACCACCATGACTGGAGACACCATAACTTCATCTACATCTTTCAAACACTGG GCCAGTACTATCAGACGACTGGAAGATCTTCAGCTGTTCTCTCAATAAATACTACAAACATCACAGCTGGTGCACAGATGATGGAGGTGACTGTTTTTAGGAGAGGCAATCGAAGACATTACCCTGTTGCTAAAGCAAGTGGCCTGTACATTGTAACAG ATCAAATTCCTTTCTATGTGAACATTTCACAGAAAAATGACAAGAATTCCTCTGACCACATCTATATCAAAGATTCTCCAATTTCATTTGATGTTAAAATCCATGATCCGAGCCACTACCTCAACAAATCCATCCTGTCTTTTAACTGGACCTATGGTGATGGCAATGGCTCCTTTGTGTCCAACAACCCAGTCTCCACTCATACTTACACCTTGCTTGGAAACTTCAGTCTGAACCTAACTATCAAAGCTGCCATTCCAGGACCCTGTGAACCCGTTACACCTACAACAAGAGCGCCAACTACACAGATGCCAACAACCACCACACCCCATACAACTACAAACACAACTG GTAACATCACCAAAGTGCCACCCTTCATAACTGGGACCTTTCCACTAACTACAGAAGAACAGAATACTACTACCCATGCTATCCCCACTACTCATTCAACTGTACTGACAACTACCTCTGTACCTGGGTGCTTTATCTACAGATATGGCTACTATAATGCAAAAATTACAGTTGTAG atggcATCCTTGGTATGAATATTATTGAAATGAACACCATCCAAGTGCCCTCccagactgaaaattctgtaattgATTTTGTGGTGTCCTGTGAAGGCAG CATGCCTACAGATGCCTGCACAATTGTTTTAGATGCTTCTTGCATGATTCCTCAGAACATGGTATGTGATCCAATTCCAGCTTCAGACCAGTGCCTCTTGACCCTACGAAGAACATTTGCAGAACCAGGATCCTACTGTGTCAATATTACCCTAAGTGATGATGCAAGTCTGGCTCTTGCCAGTACCCTGGTCTATGTAGATGCAG GATCTGGAACAAAAACAACCTCTGTAGTCCTGGCTATATTTGGATTGGTGGTCCTTGTTGCAGCAGTGGCTGGTGTTCTTCTGTACAGGTAA
- the LOC120940172 gene encoding protein QNR-71-like — protein sequence MQAAVVRGCLVLSVWLISAAQAGTRFQDMSEFGRTGHDNRLVHGWSPASSSWDDELYPAWKSGDPRWENCWRGGKVVARLTSDSPALIGSNVTFSVALQFPRCQKETEDGDIVYQRGCANASFSDQYVYNWTKWVQFCNEGNCSFSNQFPDGRPFPHHHDWRHHNFIYIFQTLGQYYQMTGRSSVVLSINTTNITAGAHMMEVTVFRRGNQRHYPVAKASGLYIVTDQIPFYVNISQKNDKNSSDHIYIKDSPVSFDVKIHDPSHYLNKSILSFNWTYGDGNGSFVSNNPVSTHTYTLLGNFSLNLTIKAAIPGPCQPVTPTTRAPTTQMPTTTTPHTTTNTTGNITEVPPFITGTFPLTTEEQNTHAIPTTHSTVLTTTSVPGCFIYRYGYYNANITVVDGILGMNIIEMNTIQVPSQADNSVIDFVVSCEGSMPTDACTIVSDASCMIPQNMVCDPIPASDQCLLTLRRTFAEPGSYCVNITLSDDASLALASTLVYVDAGSGTKTTSVVLAIFGLVVLVAAVAGVLLYRKYKEYKPIRNATDGSGGSQISVYFRQVKDALLHGNHNEYDPLLKNKSGII from the exons ATGCAGGCTGCAGTGGTGAGGGGCTGCTTGGTGCTCAGTGTCTGGCTGATCTCTGCTGCCCAGGCAGGAACAC GTTTCCAAGACATGTCAGAGTTTGGAAGGACTGGCCATGACAATCGCCTTGTACATGGTTGGTCCCCGGCCAGCAGCTCTTGGGATGACGAGCTTTATCCTGCCTGGAAATCTGGTGATCCTAGATGGGAAAACTGTTGGAGAG GTGGCAAAGTAGTGGCACGTTTGACCAGTGACAGTCCTGCACTGATAGGGTCAAATGTTACATTTTCTGTGGCTCTGCAGTTTCCCAGATGTCAAAAGGAGACTGAAGATGGGGATATAGTCTATCAACGAGGCTGTGCTAATG CTTCCTTTAGTGATCAGTATGTGTATAACTGGACCAAATGGGTACAGTTCTGTAATGAAGGAAACTGCAGTTTTTCGAACCAATTTCCAGATGGAAGACCATTTCCTCACCACCATGACTGGAGACACCATAACTTCATCTACATCTTTCAAACACTGG GCCAGTACTATCAGATGACTGGAAGATCTTCAGTTGTTCTCTCAATAAATACTACAAACATCACAGCTGGTGCACATATGATGGAGGTGACTGTTTTTAGGAGAGGCAATCAAAGACATTACCCTGTTGCTAAAGCAAGTGGCCTGTACATTGTAACAG ATCAAATTCCTTTCTATGTGAACATTTCCCAGAAAAATGACAAGAATTCCTCTGACCACATCTATATCAAAGATTCTCCAGTTTCATTTGATGTTAAAATCCATGATCCGAGCCACTACCTCAACAAATCCATTCTGTCTTTTAACTGGACCTATGGTGATGGCAATGGCTCCTTTGTGTCCAATAACCCAGTCTCCACTCATACTTACACCTTGCTTGGAAACTTCAGTCTGAACCTAACCATCAAAGCTGCCATTCCAGGACCCTGTCAACCCGTTACACCTACAACAAGAGCACCAACTACACAGATGCCAACAACCACCACACCCCATACAACTACAAACACAACTG GTAACATCACAGAAGTGCCACCCTTCATAACTGGGACCTTTCCACTAACTACAGAAGAACAGAATACCCATGCTATCCCCACTACCCATTCAACTGTACTGACAACTACCTCTGTACCTGGGTGCTTTATCTACAGATATGGCTACTATAATGCAAACATTACAGTTGTAG atggcATCCTTGGTATGAATATTATTGAAATGAACACCATCCAAGTGCCCTCCCAGGCTGACAATTCTGTAATTGATTTTGTGGTGTCCTGTGAAGGCAG CATGCCTACAGATGCCTGCACAATTGTTTCAGATGCTTCTTGCATGATTCCTCAGAACATGGTATGTGATCCAATTCCAGCTTCAGACCAGTGCCTCTTGACCCTACGAAGAACATTTGCAGAACCAGGATCCTACTGTGTCAATATTACCCTAAGTGATGATGCAAGTCTGGCTCTTGCCAGTACCCTGGTCTATGTAGATGCAG GATCTGGAACAAAAACAACCTCTGTAGTCCTGGCTATATTTGGATTGGTGGTCCTTGTTGCAGCAGTGGCTGGTGTTCTTCTGTACAG